The Corynebacterium coyleae genome segment GAAAATATTTCTCCAGGTAGGAGAGTTTTTAGGGTGGTTTTAGGGCTGTTCTGGCACCTTTTCCGGGTGCGGAGCAAGAAACGGTTTGGTTGCGATCGCAACCATGGGTGAACGCCGTCGCTACGCCACGCCGGGAAAACCTTAAGTTTGTCTGGCAGGTGATATATTGTGGGGCAAATCACAGAGTGGGCGCTCCTACTTGTAGCAACATAGATCTGACCACGATAATTGCGATACCGCGATAGCCCACGCAGTTGAATATCGACAGATGGGAGGGACCATGGAAGTTCAGAATCGACATGGCTCTGCAGCTGTGAGGAAGTTTCAGTCGGATCGTGGCTGTTTAATCAAGAACGGTTGGTCACGCGCCACTGCTTCGCGCGAGAGGCTTGGAAATGAATCCTTCTACCAACATTGCTAGAGCATGTCTCTTCTAAAATCAGGCCTATTAGCCGTGGGGATATTCGCCACGGCTATTCTCGCGACCACCGTGGCTTTCCTTGGTGCGCAGCTTTATTCGGTGGTTGATGGCCACCTTGGCGAATACGGGGTGCAGGTGGAATCGGATCGCGCCGCTTCGGAGCGCGTGAGTTTCTATTCCGACCTGGCCGAGTTTGCGCGAAATAATGACTTCGATGTCGCGATTAACTACTCATCGCTCGCTGTCTCGGGTGGGGAGCAACGGGTTTACTCATCCTCGCTTCCACCTGACGGCGGTCGGGTGGAGCGGCCACGCTTTGAGCGAGGAGAAGTTGACATATTTTATCCGCTGGAAGACTTTCCATACCCTGACCCGAGGCAACCTCTTCATGTCAAAGGATCTGCGGCGGACGAACAACATTTGCTGCGGTGGTTGGATGAACAGGGGCTCGACGCGGTACCTCTTACCAGGTACTTCATGGAAATCTTTGCATCTTCGACTATTCCTATCCTGTTGATCTTGTCTGTGCTCCTGTGTCTGGTGCTCAGCGCGGGCCATGTTCTTGCCCGCTCACGGGAGGTCGGTGTTCATCGACTGTTTGGGCTCAGTATCGCAGAAACGGCCCGTATTGAAATTGAGCGACAGAGGATCACACTGGTGGTTGCCTACCTCGGGGTCCCACTGCTCGTTGCGGGCTTACTTTATGCCTATAACGGGTGGGCGCAAGGCGGGGTGTTTTGGAGCATTCATTTTACGATCAGCTTCATTCTGTCGACATGTTTGCTCATTGGTTACTTGGGTGGCCAGTTGCTGGTTCGCAGGACATCGATACCTCAATCCGTCAAGGGCAAGATCCGCGCGCGACCAATTCTCTACTCCCTGACCGTTGTCCGCGGTGCGACCCTGGTTGCTGCGATCAGTGTGGTTGCAACCCTGGTCGGGTTTTCAGCAGAACTTGAAGCGCGTCATCGCTTGCAGGGGGCGTGGGATGCGCACCGTGGGCAGCAAGAGTTGGCGTTGAACGTTAACACGGCCTTCGAAGATTGGTCAGATAGAGAGGCCGCAGCGCCATTTCGAGCTGCCGACGAGGCAGGAGACATTCTCCTCGTTGACCCGTATTGGATTACATGGCCCGTGGAATTGGAGTCACCAGTTTTATTGGTGAACCAGGAGTTCGCGCGGCAGGCAGGAGTATCAATGTTGGATGGCACTGTTGTGACGGTCTGCTCGCCGGGAGAGTTATCTCTACAGTCGGTAAACACGATCGTGGATACGCTCCAGTTCGAGGCTAGCTACACCAATGAACCAGTCCCCGGCATAGAGTGGCGCTACGGCTGCAGCTTAGGCCCGGTATTCACTTACGATGTTAATTACCGTCCACAAGTTGATAACCCGATTCTCGTCATCCTCCCGCGTGGCCTTGCTCCGTTGGGAGACCACAACTTGATGTCGAAGGTATCCCAGCAAGTCCTTCTCACTGTCTCCCCTGATGTGCCGTCGCAAATATTGAAAGGTGCTACTGGAAATACGCTTGCTTTCTTCAGGCCACGCGAGGACTCATGGCAGGCGAGCATTCGCGCCGCCGAGCAGAATGTGGCTCTGTGGGGGCTGAATGGCTTTGCGACAGTCCTACTTGTGACGGTCTTGGTCGGTGCCACGGTCCTGACTTTCCGCATCACCTACCGGCGCAAAATCCACGTTGCCTATGTTTGCGGGCGAAGCCCTTGGTGGGTTGCAAAGGAAGTGGTAGCGATTGAGGTTGCATTTTTCTTAGCGACGATTGGCTGGCTGCTCTATAAGGTTCACGATCATCGGGTTCAAGCTGAGAGTCGCGTGCCGTCTACCTGGAGTATCGGGTTTGAAAATCAATGGTCACCATTCACCATTGCCGCAGTAGTTGGTTTTGGCGCAGTATGGTTCGTAGTTTCCGTGGCGTTGATGCTCAGGGCTGCTTCGCAGTGGGATGCAAGGGGAGGGGTGGAACCGCAATGACAATTCAGGTACGCGAAGTATCCTGCGTATTTGGCGAGCGAATGGTTTTGCAAACTTTCACAGCCACGTTTCGGGCAGGTCGAATCACGGCGCTCACAGGACCCTCCGGCAGCGGAAAAACAACCTTGCTCAATATGTTAGGCGGGCTAACTGCACCGGATTCGGGGACTATCGAATTTAAGGGACTCGACATCGCATCCATGAATTCGGGTGCACGTCGCAAATTTCGGCGAGCGAACGTCGGGTACCTGTTTCAGGACTACGGATTGGTACCCGATCTCTCTGTACTGGAGAACATTAAGATTGCTGTTCCCCGTATCTCCCGCGAAAGGGTGGCAGCGGCGCTGGCTGCAGTCGGGCTTGGAGGTACCGAAACGCGAACAGTGAGCGAACTTTCTGGTGGTGAACAACAGCGAATTGCTTTGGCAAGGCTCATTCTCGCGCAGCCAAAGATTGTGTTGGCTGATGAGCCAACCGGGGCTCTCGATGAAGCAAATGCGCAACTTGTGCTTAAGCATCTGCGTCAATTCGCGCAGGATGGTGCAGTTGTCGTCGTAGCTGTTGCGCGGGGGTATCTAGTAACACCGTGGTGACTATCGGGTAACGCAATGGTGAGTATCGAGTAACGCTTTGGGAGAAGATTCTTCTGACCGCGTGGCAAAAGAACACGCGGCATCATCAGAGGAGTCTGATCGTGACTGATTACCGGGCCGTGATGGACCTTGTCTTACAAGGCTGGTCCGCCAAATCTGCTCGACACTGCGGGTCAACGATTGTCACCTCTCAGTTCACGCCCGATGAGCGGTACAAGTCCATCCCGGATGCCGTCATCGCCGAGTCGATGCTGAATCGGCTTGTCGTTGGCGCTGAGATCATCATGCTGGACGGACCGAACATGCGCCTAGAAGCCAATACGAAGTAGCGGATCATGGTCTATGCCCGGGTGTTACTCGATACTCACCCGCGCGTTACTGGATACTCACCACAGCGTTACTAAATCCGTGGTCCTAACAGTAGCCACCCATTCTTCGTATATTGCGGATAACTCAGATGGGGTGGTTGAGCTCTGAAGGCCTGACGCGACGAACAGCAAAAGCCCCGGCCACTGTGTGGAAACAGTGACCGGGGCCGATCAAACCGAGCGCTTACTTCTCCAGTGCGTCGATGATCTTGTTAAAAGTTGCGGACGGACGCATGACCGCGGAGGTCTTGGCGTCGTCCGGCCAGTAGTAGCCGCCGAGGTCGGCAGCGTTGCCCTGGGCAGCGAGCAGCTCAGAGTCGATCGCTTCGGCGTTGTCGCGCAGGTCCTTCGCAATCGGGCCGAAGACCTCAGCCAGTTCGGCGTCGTCGGTCTGGGCTGCCAGTGCCTCTGCCCAGTACAGGGAGAGCCAGAAGTGGGAGCCGCGGTCGTCGATTTCGTTGACCTTGCGGGACGGGGACTTGCCCTCATCCAGCAGCTTCTCGGTTGCCTTGTCCAGAGCGGCGGCAAGGATGCCCGCCTTCTCGTTGCCGTTGGTGTTCTTCTCGTGGCGGAAGGACTCGGCCAGTGCGAGATACTCACCGAGGGAGTCCCAACGCAGGTGGTTTTCTTCCTCAACCTGCTGGACGTGCTTCGGGGCGGAGCCGCCGGCACCGGTCTCGAACAGGCCGCCGCCAGCCATCAGCGGGACGACGGAGAGCATCTTCGCGGAGGTACCCAGTTCGAGGATCGGGAACAGGTCCGTGTTGTAGTCACGCAGCACGTTGCCGGTCACGGAGATGGTGTCCTCGCCGCGGCGGATGCGCTCGACGGAGATCTTGGTGGCCTCGACCGGGGAGGCGATGGAGATGTCCAGGCCGTCGGTGTCGTGGTCGGCCAGGTACTTCTTCACCAGTTCGATGAGGTTGCGGTCGTGTGCGCGCTCCTCGTCCAGCCAGAAGATGGTCTTCATGCCGGACAGGCGTGCGCGGTTGACGGCCAGCTTGACCCAGTCTTGGATCGGGGCGTCCTTAGTCTGGCATGCGCGCCAGATGTCGCCAGCTTCGACGTCGTGCTCGATCAGCACGTCGCCAGCAGCGTTGACTACCTGGACCTTGCCGTCGGCCGGGATCTTGAAGGTCTTGTCGTGGGAGCCGTACTCCTCAGCCTTCTTTGCCATGAGGCCGACGTTCGGGACGGTGCCCATGGTGGTCGGGTCGTATGCGCCGTTTTCGCGGCAGTCGTCGATAACCGTCTGGTACACGCCGGCGTAGGAGGAATCCGGGATGACGGCCAGGGTGTCTTGCTCCTGGTCGTCGGCGTTCCACATGTGGCCGGAGGTGCGGATCATGGCCGGCATGGAGGCGTCGATGATCACGTCGGACGGGACGTGGAGGTTGGTGATGCCCTTTGCGGAGTTCACCTGTGCCAGTGCCGGGCCGTCCTGCAGGGCCTGGTCGAAGGCTGCGCGGATCTCTTCGCCGTTCGGCAGATCAGCAAGGCCCTCGTAGATTGCGCCGAGGCCGTTTTCGCCGTTGAGGCCGGCGTCGAGAAGCTCGGCGCCGTACTTGTCGTAGACATCCTTGAAGAATGCGCGCACGACGTGGCCGAAGATGATCGGGTCGGAGACCTTCATCATGGTGGCCTTGAGGTGCGCGGAGAAGAGCACACCCTCTTCCTTGGCCTTCTTCACGGACTCGAGCAGGAACTCATCCAGAGCCTTCGCGGACATGAAGGTGCCGTCGATGACCTCGCCCTGTTCAACCTTCAGGCCGTCCTTGAGCACCTGCTCGCCGTCTGCGGTGACGAGCTTGATGGCCAGGGTGTCCTCGGCCGGCATGATGACGGACTTCTCGTTGTGGCGGAAGTCTCCTGCGCCCATGGTGGCAACGTTGGTCTTGGAGTCCTTCGACCAAGCGCCCATGGAGTGCGGGTGCTTCTTGGTGTAGTTCTTTACGGCCTCCGGAGCGCGGCGGTCGGAGTTGCCCTCACGCAGGACCGGGTTCACAGCGGAGCCCTTGACTGCGTCGTACTTGTCCTGTGCGTCCTCGTAGTCCGGGATGTCGAAGCCTGCGGCCTGCAGCTCGGCGATGGCCTTCTTTAGCTGGACGAGGGAAGCGGAAATGTTCGGAAGCTTGATGATGTTGGCTTCCGGGGTCTTTGCCAGCTCACCGAGCTGTGCGAGTGCGTCGTCGACCTTCTTGTCGCCGAGGCGATCTGGGAACTGTGCGAGGATGCGGCCTGCCAGCGAGATGTCTGCGGTGTCGACCTCGATGCCTGCGCGGGAAGCGAATGCTTCCACGATCGGCTTGAGGGAGTACGTCGCAAGCAGCGGTGCTTCGTCGGTACGAGTCCAAATGATCTTCGCCATAATGCTCCTTTGTTGTAAGGTTCCTGACTTCAACCCACCAGAGTACCGTCCCGCCACGGCCCTGTCTGGCGATAGGGCCGGGAGAGGTACGGGATAGGTAAGGTCTTGGCCCATGAGCCTTACCATTGCATCCGTCAACGTCAACGGCATCCGTGCCGCCACGAAGGTCCGCAACGAGAACAATCCGGGCATGTTGGCCTGGTTGGACGAGAATCCGGCCGATGTGGTGCTGATGCAGGAGGTGCGCGCCACAGAAGATCAGGCGCGTGCTGCGCTTGCCCCGGCGCTGGAAAATGGGTGGCACCTGGAGGTGGCGCCGGCCGAAACACCTGGTGCGAAGGGTCGTGCGGGTGTGGGTATCCTGTCGCGCACGCCGCTGCGCGATGTGGAGATCGGGATTCCGGATTTTGAGGATGCGGGTCGCTTTATTGCAGCATCGCTTGACGACGACACCCGCGTCGCCGCCCTCTACCTCCCCTCAGGAGCAGCCGAGACGGCCAAGCAGGACGAGAAGTATCGTTTCCTGGATCAGTTCGAGCCGCTGCTGGAGCAGTGGGCGGACGAATACCCGGACATGGTGATCGGCGGGGATTGGAACATCTGCCACCGCCGCGAAGACCTGAAGAATTGGAAGGCGAACCGGAAGAAGTCCGGTTTCTTGCCGCACGAGCGCGCGTTCATGGACGCGGTGTTTGGTAGCTTCCCGGACGAGGAGGCGCAGGATCTAGAGGACAAGGCTGCGGCGGAATGGGCTGGGGCGGTGGAGTACCGGTCGGGGGGTCGTCGTCAAGCAAATGGTGCTCCGAAGTGGTTCGACGTCGCGCGCAGGCTGCACCCGGAGGACGCGCCGTACACCTGGTGGACGTTCCGCGGCCAGGCGTTTAACAACGACGCGGGTTGGCGCATCGACGTCCAGGCTGCCACCGCGAACATGCTGGAGCGTGCGCAGCGCACGTGGGTGGAGAAGGCGCCGACGGTGGAAGAGCGCTGGTCGGACCACTCGCCGCTTGTGGTTAAGTATCGCTAATCTGGGTTTTCCTGAACGCCGTTCAATTGCGCGCTAAACTGTTGCGCAACCATCACGTGAACGACGCGAACGGAGCCCACAGATGACCGATATTCTTGACATCGCCCGCGAAAAAGCCCTGGAAAACGGCGAAGGCCTGAACAAGGAGGAGCTCGTCCAGATCCTCAACATTGAGGACGAGCGCCTGCCTGAACTGCTCGACCTCGCCCACCAGGTGCGCATCAAACATTGCGGCGTCGATGTTTCGCTGGAAGGCATCATCTCCCTGAAGACCGGTGGCTGCCCCGAGGACTGCCACTTCTGCTCCCAGTCCGGCCTGTTCGAATCACCTGTGCGCGCCGTGACGCTGGACATCGCCGAACTTGTCGAGGCCGCCAAGCAGTCCGAGAAGATGGGCGCTTCCGAGTTCTGCATCGTCGCCGCCGTGAAGGGGCCGACCCAGCAACTGCTGGACCAGGTCGCCGAGGCCGTCACTGCGATCCAGGAAGAGGTGGACATTTCCATCTCCGCATCGCTGGGCATCCTCACCCGCGACCAGGCCCGCCAACTGGCCAAGATGGGCGTGTCGCGCTACAACCACAACTTCGAAACCGCCGAGTCGTTCTTCCCTAACGTGGTCACCACCCACACCTGGCAGGAGCGCAAGGACACGCTGGAGAACGTGCTGGCAGAGGGCATGGAAACCTGCTGCGGCGGCATCATCGGCTTGGGTGAGAGCATCGAGCAGCGCGCCGAATTCGCCACCCAGTTGGCCGAAATCCAGCCGCATGAAGTGCCGATGAACTTCCTCGACCCGCGCCCAGGCACCCCGTTCGCCGACCGCCCGCTGGTGCCCCAGGGTGAGGCGCTGCGTGCCGTCGCCGCGTTCCGCCTGGCCATGCCGTCCACCCAGCTCCGTTTTGCGGGTGGCACGGAGCTCGCGCTTGGCGACGACGGCACCGAAGCCGGACTCATGGGCGGCGCGAATGCCATTATCGGCGGTAATTACCTGACCACGTTTGGACGTCCGATGGAGAAGGACCGCGACGCCGTTGACCGTGTGTTGGAAGGCGGGGCGAAGCCAGGCCTGAGCCTGAACATCACCCCGGTGGGGCAGAAGCAGAACTCCGGCCACGGAGTCCTGTACGACACCATCAAGTCACTGTAGTTAGCCGGGCCCTGATGAAAATTCCGGATTCAACGGAACTCGCCGACGCAGTGCTGTCCGGCGAGATCGCCTGGCCGCTCGACCCGGCCAGGCCCTACGACGCGCCGCGTATTTGCCCGCTATGCCAGCGGCGCATGGTGGTAAAAATCAGCCCGATGGCGTGGGAGGCTGCCTGCTCCCGCCATGGGCTGCTGCGCTCCGAGTGGTTGGAGCGGTAGGGGGCGTTAAAGGTCGAGATGGATGCGGATAGCTTCGTCGAGTTCCATCATTTGGCGGGGAGAAAGCCGTCCCACTTGCTTGCCGACTCGCATGACCGACACTGAACGCATGAGTTCCGGCTGAGTTTTTGAATCAATTCGAAGGCCGGACTCTTCGGAATCGACGTATGTCTGAAACGGGAAGACTCTCGAAGTATTTGAGGTTAGCGGCACGGCGGTAATCATTCCGCCGTGTATCGCTGCGCCTTGATTCGCGGTGTCGTTGCTGACGATCACGGCGGGCCGTGTCTTGTTGGCTTCCTGTCCGACCGCCGGTTCGAAATCAACGAGGCGAATTTCACCGCGAAGCATTGTCTAGCCCTTCGTCAGCGAGTGAATCCCAAAGGGCAGCTTCTTTTTTCCATTCCGAGTCGGAGAAGCATTCTTCATACGCTTTAGCGAGTGATTCCCGCTGGAGGGCGAGGATCGCTTCGCGCATCCCTTCAGATCGAGAACGCAAATCCAACTCGGAAACGAGGTTATCCAGAGTTTGGAGCTCGTTCCGGCCTAAACTCACACTGATTCTCATACCATTTTTCATACTCTGAATAGTACTTGTCGTGGTGCTGATGAGGAAGGGCTATTTGGTGGGCAGTGTGCGCACCTGCCCGCTGTGTGGCCGGCGCCTGGGGGTGAAAATTTCCCCGTTGTCGTGGGAGGCGGCGTGCTCCCGCCACGGGCTGCTGCGCTCCGAGTGGGTGGAGCGGTAGGGGGCGGGAGTGTCTGCTAGCGCACTAAGCGCTTCGTGTTGCGAATCGCCACCGCGCTGACGGCGAGTGTGGCCAGGCATGCGGCGCTTACGCCACCGACGGCGGCGGTGTCCCAATCGCCTACAGGGGACTCAATAGCCCAGTACAGTGCGACCGCGATGAGGAACGTGACAAATGCGGTGATGATACCGCGCCCCGCGCCGAAGGAGGCGTAGACCAAACCGAGCGCAACCCCCACGATGGCAGCAACGAAGAAGAACGCGATGTGGAGCAGCACCGTCCACGCCATCGACGTGGTGTCTTGTCCGACGTTCGCCACGATGTAGGGGTCACCATTAGTGTCCACCCAGGGCACGTCTGCGCCGTTGGTGAAGAGGAACAGGTCATAGGCCTGGTAGTACGGGCTCTTGAACTGGTTGTAGATCGACGATGCCGCGGTGGCCCCTCCAAGTATCACGGCCACCACGACGGATGTGATTGTGGCTGAGTTTATCCACGCGGAAAAGCTTGCGCCGAGCTGGTTCAAGGCGCTCCACTGTGCACCTGCCAGGATGAATAGGGTGGTCAGTGCGAAGCCTCCGAAGATGGTCCAGAGAGAGCCATCGCCACGATAGAAACGGCCCAGCGGGACTAGGACCAGCAAAACGGCCAGTGTTGCCAGGTAGGACAGTGGTTTGAAGGGGCTGAGGAAGAGTTTCATCGTTCGGGCCTTTCCGTTGCGAGGAGGTCAATGAGTTCGGCATCGTCCGGGTACTCGATGGGCAGGTGGACGTCGTCCTCTCTGAGAGGTTCGGCGAACGTCGCGCGTGTCGTGGGGCCGAGGCTCGCCGTCTCGGCGACGGGGAAGCGGGCGGTAAGGTCTTTGATCTCGGCGGTGGGGCCGGTGACCGTTGGAAAGCACAGGCGGGCGTCGTCGAGCGGGACTGGGCGCGAAACCACCCGATCAAACACCTGGATGACATGGGTGGCGAGACCCACGAAGTCCTCGGGGCGATGCGATGCCATCACCACGCTGCGCTGCGGGTTCTCCGCGATGTAGTCGATCAGTCTCTGGCGGACCTGTTTGCGGGTGGTGGTGTCGATGCCATCAAACGGCTCGTCGAGAAGCAACAGGTCTTTGCCAATGGCTAGGGCCACCTCAATGGTGAGTAAGCGGCGCTGCCCAACGGAGAGATCTTTGATGCGAGCGTTGGGGAACTCGAGCCTCACGTGCGGGTAGATCGCTGCGACTGCGCGTAAGTGATCGTCCACGGTCGTGCCTGCAAACTTGGCATCCGCACCAGCCGGAACGAACGCGGCGTGAGGGCTCATGAGCGTGTGGAGGTAGTGGGTTTTGCCGGCGGCGTTCGGGCCGACCAGCGCGTAGAAGCCGGGATTCATTGAGCACGCTCCTTTTCAATCATTGCGGTCAGCTCCTCGGTGGTGATGCCGAGTTGGTTGGCCTCGTGGACAAACGGTTGGACAAAATCGCGGGCAAATGCTTCGCGACGCGTACGTAACACCTGCTCGCGTGCACTCTCCAGGACGAACATGCCGAGCCCGCGGCGTTTCTCCAACAGACCCTCGTTGAATAGCTCGGTGAGTGCTTTGGCGGAGGTGGTGGGATTGACAGAGTGGTAGGCGGAGAGCTCGTTGGTGGACGGCACCCTGTCGCCCGGGGCGAGGGTGCCTGCTCCGATGAGGTCACGTAACTCATCTGCTATCTGCAAGTATATGGGTTTACCACTCATGTGGGTAACCATAGAACCGGAAAGCCCGGCGCGTCAACCCCCAATTTTGACGCGCCGGGTGAGATCCGGGTATGCCGCGGAAACCGCAGGCTAGCGGCTACTCGGCGTCGGTGATGTCGAGCAGTGCCGCGCCCTTATCCACGTGGCTGCCGGCCTCCACAGCGAGGTTCTTCACCACACCGCTCTTGTGGGCCTTGACCGGGTTTTCCATCTTCATGGCCTCGAGGATGACCACGATGTCGCCGGCTTCCACCCGGGCGCCCTCGGAGACCTCGGACTTGACCACGGTGCCCTGCATCGGAGCGGTCAGGGTGTCTGCGCTGGCAGCGCCCTTGCCGGACCCCTTGCCGCCGGATCCGCCATTACGGGAGCGGCGCTTGCGGTCGCGGCGGCGCTGCGCCACCGCGCCGAGAAGCAACGGCTCCGGCAGCGTGATCTCGATCGATCGGCCGTTGACACCGACGGAGACGGTGCGGCGGCGCGCTTCGTCCTGCTCACCGTCTTCGCCAGCGCCGTCGGACTCGTAGGGCGCGACGTCCGGGTCCCATTCCTCTTCGATCCAGCGGGTGTATACGGCGAATTGGGTGGCGTCGCCGGTGAAGGCGTCGTCGTCAAGCATGCGTTTGTGGAAGGGGATGATGGTCGGCATGCCTTCGACCCGGAATTCGGCGAGGGCGCGCTTGGCGCGGGCGATGGCCTGGTCGCGTGTTTCGCCGCGGACGATGAGTTTGGCCAACATCGAGTCGAACTGGCCGCCGATGGTGGAGCCGGCGCGGATGCCGGAGTCGACGCGCACACCGGGGCCCGCGGGTTCGATGTAGGTGGTGGCGGTGCCGGGCATGGGCATGAAGTTGGTGCCGGCGTCTTCTGCGGTGATGCGGAATTCGATGGCGTGGCCGGTGGGTTCCAGGTCGGCGTCGAAACGCAGTGGCTCGCCGGCGGCGATGCGGAACTGCTCGATGACGAGGTCCACGCCGGTGGTTTCTTCGGTGACGGGGTGCTCAACCTGGAGGCGGGTGTTGACCTCGAGGAAGGAGATCAGCCCGTCGGAGCCAACCAGGTATTCGACGGTGCCAACACCCACGTAACCTGCCCGCTTTGCAATCGCTTTGGCAGAGGAGTGGATGCGTTCGCGCTGCTCATCGGTGAGGTACGGGGCGGGGGCTTCCTCGATGAGCTTTTGGAACCTGCGCTGCACGGAGCAGTCACGGGTACCGGCGACGATGACGTTGCCGTGAGTATCCGCCAGCACCTGCGCCTCCACGTGGCGGGCACGGTCGAGGTAACGCTCCACGAAGCACTCACCGCGGCCGAACGCTGCCTTGGCTTCGCGGGTGGCGGACTCGAACAGTTCGCGGATCTCGCCGCGGGTGCGGGCGACCTTCATGCCGCGGCCGCCACCGCCGTACGCCGCCTTGATAGCCACGGGCAGACCGTGGGTGTCGGCGAAAGCGACCACATCGTCGGCGCTGTCCACCGGGTCTTTCGTGCCCGGCACGAGCGGTGCGTCGACCTCCTCAGCGATGCGCCGGGCGGTGACCTTGTCGCCGAGGGCGTCGATCGCCCTTGGCGGCGGGCCGATCCAGGTCAGGCCCTCGTCGATGACGCGCCGGGCAAATTCGGCGTTCTCCGCCAAGAACCCGTAGCCGGGGTGAACGGCGTCCGCGCCGCTGTCGCGGCAGGCCTTGAGCACTTTGTCGATATCCAGATAGCTTTGCGACGACGTCTCGCCACCGATCCCAATCGCCTCGTCCGCCATTTCGGTGTACGGCGCGTCTTTGTCGGGGTCGGCGTAGATCGCCACGGAGGCAAGGCCGGCGTCGCGGGCTGCGCGGATGATGCGGACCGCGATCTCGCCGCGGTTGGCGACGAGGACCTTGCGGAACGGAAAGTCATGCATGTGTGCGGTCCTTTCTAGAAGTAGGTGACGTTGCCGATGGTTTGCTGGGCGCCGAACGGCTGGCCGAACGCATCGCCGAACGCATCGCCGAACACGTTGTCTTCGTAGGCAGCGCCGGTGCCGCCTGCCGCGCCAGCAACGCCAGGTGTGCCGGCAACGGCCTGCCAAGTTTGGGCCTCGGCGAGGACGGTGGTCAGTGCTGCCAGTTCGTCGTGGGACAGCGACGTGTCGTCGGTACGAAACAGTGGTGTCATGGTGTCTCTCCTTAAACGGTCGGGGTCGCGGTCGGGTACGTGCCGTCGGCGTTGAGACGGGCATCAGGGTTGAGCAGGAGTGCGATCTCGTCGGCGTGGTCGTCGATACCGGCGAAGCGGCGGTTCTCCACCTGGGTGAAGAGGTCGGCGCGGCCGATCATTCCGGCTTCGAGTCGGCTTGCGCCCTGGGCGAGGCGTTCGGTTGCGCGCTCACGCCAGGCGTCGGCGTCGCGGCCGTCGCGTGTCAGTGCGGCTTCGAACACACCCGGGTGGCCCAGCACGACGAGCGCGCCGACGTGGCCGAAACCGAGCGAGGTCAGCGCCGCGGCCTTCACGTTGCCGGCACCGAGGGCGAGCGGGGAGCGCAGCCACACCAGGTTGGTTGCCTTCGGCTCGATGAGCGGGTCGACGCAGTCC includes the following:
- the ccmA gene encoding heme ABC exporter ATP-binding protein CcmA: MTIQVREVSCVFGERMVLQTFTATFRAGRITALTGPSGSGKTTLLNMLGGLTAPDSGTIEFKGLDIASMNSGARRKFRRANVGYLFQDYGLVPDLSVLENIKIAVPRISRERVAAALAAVGLGGTETRTVSELSGGEQQRIALARLILAQPKIVLADEPTGALDEANAQLVLKHLRQFAQDGAVVVVAVARGYLVTPW
- a CDS encoding NADP-dependent isocitrate dehydrogenase; the encoded protein is MAKIIWTRTDEAPLLATYSLKPIVEAFASRAGIEVDTADISLAGRILAQFPDRLGDKKVDDALAQLGELAKTPEANIIKLPNISASLVQLKKAIAELQAAGFDIPDYEDAQDKYDAVKGSAVNPVLREGNSDRRAPEAVKNYTKKHPHSMGAWSKDSKTNVATMGAGDFRHNEKSVIMPAEDTLAIKLVTADGEQVLKDGLKVEQGEVIDGTFMSAKALDEFLLESVKKAKEEGVLFSAHLKATMMKVSDPIIFGHVVRAFFKDVYDKYGAELLDAGLNGENGLGAIYEGLADLPNGEEIRAAFDQALQDGPALAQVNSAKGITNLHVPSDVIIDASMPAMIRTSGHMWNADDQEQDTLAVIPDSSYAGVYQTVIDDCRENGAYDPTTMGTVPNVGLMAKKAEEYGSHDKTFKIPADGKVQVVNAAGDVLIEHDVEAGDIWRACQTKDAPIQDWVKLAVNRARLSGMKTIFWLDEERAHDRNLIELVKKYLADHDTDGLDISIASPVEATKISVERIRRGEDTISVTGNVLRDYNTDLFPILELGTSAKMLSVVPLMAGGGLFETGAGGSAPKHVQQVEEENHLRWDSLGEYLALAESFRHEKNTNGNEKAGILAAALDKATEKLLDEGKSPSRKVNEIDDRGSHFWLSLYWAEALAAQTDDAELAEVFGPIAKDLRDNAEAIDSELLAAQGNAADLGGYYWPDDAKTSAVMRPSATFNKIIDALEK
- a CDS encoding exodeoxyribonuclease III, whose protein sequence is MSLTIASVNVNGIRAATKVRNENNPGMLAWLDENPADVVLMQEVRATEDQARAALAPALENGWHLEVAPAETPGAKGRAGVGILSRTPLRDVEIGIPDFEDAGRFIAASLDDDTRVAALYLPSGAAETAKQDEKYRFLDQFEPLLEQWADEYPDMVIGGDWNICHRREDLKNWKANRKKSGFLPHERAFMDAVFGSFPDEEAQDLEDKAAAEWAGAVEYRSGGRRQANGAPKWFDVARRLHPEDAPYTWWTFRGQAFNNDAGWRIDVQAATANMLERAQRTWVEKAPTVEERWSDHSPLVVKYR
- the bioB gene encoding biotin synthase BioB, with the translated sequence MTDILDIAREKALENGEGLNKEELVQILNIEDERLPELLDLAHQVRIKHCGVDVSLEGIISLKTGGCPEDCHFCSQSGLFESPVRAVTLDIAELVEAAKQSEKMGASEFCIVAAVKGPTQQLLDQVAEAVTAIQEEVDISISASLGILTRDQARQLAKMGVSRYNHNFETAESFFPNVVTTHTWQERKDTLENVLAEGMETCCGGIIGLGESIEQRAEFATQLAEIQPHEVPMNFLDPRPGTPFADRPLVPQGEALRAVAAFRLAMPSTQLRFAGGTELALGDDGTEAGLMGGANAIIGGNYLTTFGRPMEKDRDAVDRVLEGGAKPGLSLNITPVGQKQNSGHGVLYDTIKSL
- a CDS encoding type II toxin-antitoxin system PemK/MazF family toxin: MLRGEIRLVDFEPAVGQEANKTRPAVIVSNDTANQGAAIHGGMITAVPLTSNTSRVFPFQTYVDSEESGLRIDSKTQPELMRSVSVMRVGKQVGRLSPRQMMELDEAIRIHLDL
- a CDS encoding CopG family ribbon-helix-helix protein; translation: MKNGMRISVSLGRNELQTLDNLVSELDLRSRSEGMREAILALQRESLAKAYEECFSDSEWKKEAALWDSLADEGLDNASR
- a CDS encoding GntR family transcriptional regulator encodes the protein MVTHMSGKPIYLQIADELRDLIGAGTLAPGDRVPSTNELSAYHSVNPTTSAKALTELFNEGLLEKRRGLGMFVLESAREQVLRTRREAFARDFVQPFVHEANQLGITTEELTAMIEKERAQ